Proteins found in one Planctomycetes bacterium MalM25 genomic segment:
- the hemL_2 gene encoding Glutamate-1-semialdehyde 2,1-aminomutase produces the protein MPATDARYAKSREAFAHAKKLMPGGVNSPARAFGAVGGEPLFIDRAEGAHLWDVDGNRYLDYIGSWGPMILGHAPPPVVEALNAAIARGTSYGAPTEGESELAELIIACVPSIERVRLVNSGTEASMSAIRLARGFTGRDKIVKFAGNYHGHVDSLLVAAGSAAATLAVPNSPGVTAGASADTIVLPYNDPQALADAFARHGDQIAAVAFEPVCGNMGVVVPTDEFRDALQTLPRQHGAVLLCDEVMTGFRLSLGGAQQVLGFEPDLTCLGKIVGGGLPVGAYGGRSDIMGHVLPEGPVFQAGTLSGNPLATAAGTATLRALRDDPPYEKLEALGAQLAAGLDTAATDAGVPHVVQRVGSMVTLFFHDGPVRSWDDAERCDTAAFGRFFWRMLDRGVYPPCSQYEAMFISAAHTEADIEATIAAAREALAAA, from the coding sequence ATGCCCGCCACCGACGCCCGCTACGCCAAGAGCCGCGAAGCCTTCGCCCACGCCAAGAAGCTCATGCCGGGCGGGGTGAACAGCCCGGCCCGCGCCTTCGGCGCCGTCGGCGGCGAGCCCCTCTTCATCGATCGGGCCGAGGGCGCCCACTTGTGGGACGTCGACGGCAACCGGTACCTCGACTACATCGGCTCGTGGGGTCCGATGATCCTCGGCCACGCCCCCCCGCCCGTCGTCGAGGCGCTCAACGCGGCGATCGCACGCGGCACGAGCTACGGCGCACCGACCGAGGGCGAGAGCGAACTGGCCGAGCTGATCATCGCGTGCGTGCCGAGCATCGAGCGGGTGCGGCTCGTGAACTCGGGCACCGAAGCGTCGATGAGCGCGATCCGCCTCGCCCGCGGCTTCACGGGGCGGGACAAGATCGTCAAGTTCGCCGGCAACTACCACGGCCACGTCGACAGCCTGCTGGTCGCCGCCGGCAGCGCGGCCGCGACGCTCGCCGTGCCCAACTCGCCCGGCGTGACGGCGGGCGCTTCGGCCGACACAATCGTGCTGCCGTACAACGACCCGCAGGCGCTGGCGGACGCCTTCGCCCGGCACGGCGACCAGATCGCCGCGGTCGCGTTCGAGCCCGTCTGCGGCAACATGGGGGTGGTCGTCCCGACCGACGAGTTCCGCGACGCCCTCCAGACGCTGCCGCGGCAGCACGGCGCCGTGCTGCTGTGCGACGAGGTCATGACCGGCTTCCGCCTGTCGCTCGGCGGGGCGCAGCAGGTACTCGGCTTCGAACCCGACCTGACCTGCCTCGGCAAGATCGTCGGCGGCGGCCTGCCGGTCGGCGCGTACGGCGGACGCTCGGACATCATGGGGCACGTCCTGCCCGAAGGCCCCGTCTTCCAAGCGGGCACGCTCAGCGGCAACCCCCTGGCGACCGCCGCCGGCACGGCGACGCTCCGCGCGCTGCGCGACGATCCGCCCTACGAGAAGCTCGAAGCGCTCGGCGCCCAGCTCGCCGCCGGCCTCGACACCGCCGCGACCGACGCCGGCGTGCCGCACGTCGTGCAGCGCGTCGGCAGCATGGTCACGCTCTTCTTCCACGACGGGCCCGTCCGCAGTTGGGACGACGCCGAGCGATGCGACACGGCCGCCTTCGGCCGCTTCTTCTGGCGGATGCTCGACCGCGGCGTCTACCCGCCGTGCAGCCAGTACGAGGCGATGTTCATCTCGGCCGCCCACACGGAGGCGGACATTGAAGCTACCATCGCGGCGGCGCGGGAGGCGCTGGCGGCGGCTTAG
- the pknB_3 gene encoding Serine/threonine-protein kinase PknB encodes MQPEQLGPYQIGEPLGKGGMGAVYRAVHEETKEVVAVKVLSPHLAAAEGFRDRFQAEVESLKALRHAGIVRLYGHGEEEGSLFYAMELVEGSSLDEELKNGRRFDWRETCQITLQVCRALKHAHDHGVIHRDIKPANILLSSRGQAKLADFGIARVFGATGVTIAGGVLGTADYMAPEQAAGTPVTARCDQYSLGGVMYALLAGRPPFRAQDLAAMLQLQRFAIPEPVRRFAPDTPQELERIIARMLEKDPTERFPNTIVVARRIEAMSQALARVAADDFEVYQTGETPAASEIESGSSSAADELAYAVTRDARETSDFEKPVVESSLNGPAASGARYTAIESIDGRGDSSAPWSSIVGQALVLLVAIGMLGGVGWWLMRPASADALHARVQQATEKRDPNTRAIQAVEDFAERFPFDARAEEVANWGKKLRLEQLRRRLQLARYSGLREREASSEEILLQRASRLSGEDPAAAADLFDALAELIRIGDDSTKQIELSLLARGEANRLRRAAREERKQLAEFCGKKLTAAKGLPESRLETRQAIAQAVVALLPPSDETDEVLAAAEAILAGSDAD; translated from the coding sequence ATGCAACCCGAGCAACTCGGCCCCTATCAGATCGGCGAACCGCTGGGCAAAGGCGGCATGGGGGCGGTCTACCGTGCGGTGCACGAAGAGACCAAGGAAGTCGTCGCCGTGAAGGTGCTCAGCCCGCACCTCGCCGCCGCCGAGGGCTTCCGCGACCGGTTCCAGGCGGAGGTCGAATCGCTCAAGGCGCTCCGCCACGCCGGCATCGTGCGGCTGTACGGTCACGGCGAAGAGGAGGGCTCGCTCTTCTACGCGATGGAGCTGGTCGAGGGATCGAGCCTCGACGAGGAGCTGAAGAACGGCCGCCGGTTCGATTGGCGCGAGACCTGCCAGATCACCCTGCAAGTCTGTCGCGCTCTCAAGCACGCCCACGATCACGGCGTCATCCACCGGGACATCAAGCCGGCCAACATCCTGCTGTCGAGCCGGGGCCAGGCGAAGTTGGCCGACTTCGGGATCGCGCGCGTCTTCGGGGCGACCGGCGTGACCATCGCGGGGGGCGTCCTCGGCACGGCCGACTACATGGCCCCCGAGCAGGCCGCCGGCACTCCGGTCACCGCCCGGTGCGACCAGTACAGCCTGGGCGGCGTGATGTACGCGCTGCTCGCGGGGCGGCCCCCTTTCCGGGCGCAAGACTTGGCCGCGATGCTCCAGCTGCAGCGCTTCGCCATCCCCGAGCCGGTCCGCCGCTTCGCACCCGACACGCCCCAGGAACTGGAGCGGATCATCGCGAGGATGCTGGAGAAGGACCCGACCGAACGCTTCCCCAACACGATCGTCGTCGCCCGCCGGATCGAGGCGATGAGCCAGGCGTTGGCGCGTGTCGCGGCGGACGACTTCGAGGTCTACCAGACCGGCGAAACCCCGGCGGCCAGCGAGATCGAATCGGGTTCCTCGTCCGCCGCCGACGAGCTGGCGTACGCCGTGACGCGCGACGCGCGCGAGACGTCCGACTTCGAGAAGCCCGTCGTCGAGAGCTCGCTCAACGGACCGGCCGCTTCGGGGGCGAGGTACACGGCGATCGAGTCGATCGACGGGCGCGGCGACTCCTCGGCGCCCTGGTCCTCGATCGTCGGACAGGCTCTGGTCCTGCTGGTCGCGATCGGCATGCTCGGCGGGGTCGGTTGGTGGCTGATGCGTCCCGCCTCGGCCGACGCGCTCCACGCCCGCGTCCAGCAGGCCACCGAGAAACGCGACCCCAACACGCGGGCGATCCAGGCGGTCGAGGACTTCGCCGAGCGATTCCCGTTCGACGCACGGGCCGAGGAGGTCGCCAACTGGGGGAAGAAGCTCCGGCTCGAACAGCTACGCCGTCGATTGCAGCTCGCCCGTTACAGCGGCCTCCGCGAGCGCGAGGCCTCGTCCGAAGAGATCCTCTTGCAGCGGGCGTCCCGTCTGTCGGGCGAAGACCCGGCCGCCGCCGCGGACCTGTTCGACGCGCTCGCCGAGTTGATCCGCATCGGGGACGACTCAACGAAGCAGATCGAGCTCTCGCTGCTCGCCCGCGGCGAGGCGAACCGGCTCCGACGGGCGGCACGTGAGGAGAGGAAGCAGCTCGCTGAGTTCTGCGGCAAGAAGCTGACCGCCGCTAAGGGGCTGCCCGAGTCGCGGCTCGAGACCCGCCAGGCGATCGCCCAAGCCGTGGTCGCGTTGCTGCCTCCCAGCGACGAGACGGACGAGGTCCTCGCCGCCGCCGAGGCGATCCTCGCCGGGTCGGACGCGGATTAG
- a CDS encoding outer membrane biogenesis protein BamB produces the protein MLAARMFACLALVVVAQIAPAQDWPQWRGPTGDNHAPAGATAPVAWSEDTGLAWRTPIPGRGHSSPTLVGPRIYLTTADEESRTQSLLVLDRATGSLLKETLTHRGGLPEQIHNNNTHASPTVASDGQRVFALFCNNDAAMVTAYDLDGNQLWQSRAGGFDPQQYEFGFGSSPRLVDGLLVLSTEYDGPESGLYALDPATGQSVWKTPRVKQLSYSTPAVANLGGRNQLLMSGNYSLASYDAASGKQLWETEGSARATCGTMVWDEKLGLGFASGGYPNQFTLAVDLGGDHRIAWQNGVKCYEQSMLVVDGYLYGVSDKGIAYCWRGADGQEMWKERLGGGFSSSPVLVDGKIYVTSEKGATHVYQATPERFVRLGRNLLGDSGFATPTPADGRLYHRYAKGKNGVRQEYVVAIGQ, from the coding sequence ATGCTTGCCGCCCGGATGTTCGCTTGCCTTGCGTTGGTTGTTGTTGCCCAAATCGCTCCGGCCCAAGACTGGCCGCAATGGCGCGGCCCGACCGGTGACAACCACGCGCCAGCGGGCGCGACCGCCCCGGTCGCTTGGTCGGAGGACACCGGCCTCGCGTGGAGGACGCCGATCCCCGGCAGAGGGCACTCCTCGCCGACGCTGGTCGGCCCGCGGATCTACCTGACAACAGCGGATGAAGAGTCGCGGACCCAATCGCTGTTGGTTCTCGATCGCGCGACGGGTAGCTTGCTCAAGGAGACGCTCACTCATCGGGGCGGTCTTCCCGAGCAGATTCACAACAACAACACCCACGCCAGCCCGACGGTCGCCTCGGATGGCCAGCGCGTCTTCGCTCTCTTCTGCAACAACGACGCCGCGATGGTCACGGCCTACGACCTCGACGGGAACCAGCTGTGGCAGTCGCGTGCCGGCGGGTTCGACCCCCAGCAGTACGAGTTCGGCTTCGGCTCCTCGCCCCGCCTCGTTGATGGCCTCTTGGTCCTCTCCACCGAGTACGACGGCCCCGAGAGCGGCCTCTACGCGCTCGACCCGGCGACCGGCCAGTCGGTTTGGAAGACGCCGCGCGTTAAGCAGCTCTCCTACTCCACGCCCGCGGTCGCCAACCTGGGCGGCCGGAACCAGCTGCTGATGAGCGGCAACTACAGCCTCGCTTCCTACGACGCGGCCTCGGGCAAACAGCTGTGGGAGACCGAGGGATCCGCCCGGGCGACCTGCGGCACGATGGTCTGGGACGAGAAGCTCGGCCTCGGCTTCGCGAGCGGCGGCTACCCCAACCAGTTCACGTTGGCGGTCGATCTCGGCGGCGACCACCGCATCGCCTGGCAGAACGGCGTGAAGTGCTACGAGCAGTCGATGCTGGTCGTTGACGGTTACTTGTACGGCGTCTCGGACAAGGGGATCGCGTACTGCTGGCGGGGCGCCGACGGCCAAGAGATGTGGAAGGAGCGGCTCGGCGGCGGTTTCAGTTCGTCGCCCGTGCTGGTGGACGGCAAGATCTACGTGACCAGCGAGAAGGGAGCCACGCACGTCTACCAGGCGACCCCCGAGCGATTCGTCCGCCTCGGACGCAATCTGCTGGGCGACAGCGGCTTCGCCACTCCCACCCCCGCCGATGGCCGACTGTACCATCGCTACGCGAAGGGCAAGAACGGTGTACGGCAGGAGTACGTTGTGGCGATCGGGCAGTGA
- the polX gene encoding DNA polymerase/3'-5' exonuclease PolX, with protein MTNREIAAALEEVADLLEFQGANPFRVRAYRNGARRVGDASASLAGVVEESGAKALTEIDGVGKDLAEKIAELATSGSLAMLDELREQVPPGVLKLLRVPGLGPKKAAVLHKELGVATLDQLKAACEAQQVRALKGFGKKTEETILAGVELAERAGDRTRWADADTVVERLLAHFDGLEAVKRRAPAGSYRRGKETVGDLDLLVDVGEEMDAETVAQVMDRFGEFEGVAEVIARGDTKMSVRLAASSGYGDLQIDLRCVPTESYGAALQYFTGSKEHNVEVRGRAKGLGLKVNEWGVFKEDDTRVAGDTEEGVYAALGLPCFPPELRENRREFELAGDPPRLIELSDLRGDLHMHTTATDGKATLREMVAAARERGLEYIAITDHSKRVTMAHGLDETRLREQWAEIDRMNEELQAEGTNFRVLKGIECDILESGPMDLADEVLAEADWVIASLHYGQNQPRAKIMERLLGAVAHPSVSIIAHPTGRLIGRRASYDVEVNELIAAAAEHGKMLELNANPARLDLDDVHCAAAKEAGVPIVISSDAHSPTGLDVLRYGVLQARRAGLTAEDVANTQELSWFSA; from the coding sequence ATGACCAACCGAGAGATCGCCGCCGCGCTGGAAGAAGTCGCCGACCTGCTTGAGTTCCAGGGCGCCAATCCGTTCCGGGTGCGTGCCTACCGCAACGGGGCCCGCCGGGTGGGCGACGCCTCCGCGTCGCTCGCCGGGGTGGTCGAGGAATCGGGGGCGAAGGCGCTCACGGAGATCGACGGCGTCGGCAAGGACCTCGCCGAGAAGATCGCCGAGCTGGCCACCAGCGGATCGCTCGCGATGCTCGACGAGCTCCGCGAGCAGGTCCCGCCCGGCGTGCTGAAGCTGTTGCGCGTGCCAGGGCTCGGGCCGAAGAAGGCGGCCGTGCTGCACAAGGAGCTGGGCGTCGCCACGCTCGACCAGCTGAAGGCCGCTTGCGAGGCCCAGCAGGTCCGCGCCCTCAAGGGCTTCGGCAAGAAGACCGAGGAGACGATCCTCGCGGGCGTCGAGCTGGCGGAGCGCGCTGGCGACCGGACCCGCTGGGCCGACGCCGACACGGTCGTGGAGCGGCTGCTCGCGCACTTCGACGGCTTGGAGGCGGTGAAACGCCGCGCCCCCGCCGGCAGCTACCGCCGCGGCAAGGAGACCGTTGGCGATCTCGACCTGCTCGTGGATGTCGGGGAGGAAATGGACGCGGAAACCGTCGCCCAAGTCATGGACCGCTTCGGCGAGTTCGAGGGCGTCGCCGAGGTGATCGCCCGGGGCGACACGAAGATGTCCGTCCGACTAGCCGCTTCTTCAGGATACGGCGACCTACAGATCGACCTCCGCTGCGTTCCGACCGAGTCCTATGGCGCGGCGCTTCAGTACTTCACCGGCTCGAAAGAGCACAACGTCGAGGTCCGCGGCCGCGCGAAGGGGCTCGGCCTCAAGGTGAACGAGTGGGGCGTCTTCAAGGAGGACGACACCCGCGTCGCCGGCGATACGGAGGAGGGCGTCTACGCCGCGCTCGGGTTGCCTTGCTTCCCGCCCGAGCTGCGCGAGAACCGCCGCGAGTTCGAGCTCGCCGGCGACCCGCCCCGGCTGATCGAGCTGTCCGACCTGCGCGGCGACCTGCACATGCACACCACCGCGACCGACGGCAAGGCGACGCTCCGCGAGATGGTCGCCGCCGCACGGGAGCGGGGCCTCGAGTACATCGCGATCACCGACCACTCCAAGCGGGTCACGATGGCCCACGGCCTCGACGAGACGCGGCTCCGCGAGCAGTGGGCGGAGATCGATCGCATGAACGAGGAACTCCAAGCCGAAGGGACCAACTTCCGGGTGCTCAAGGGGATCGAGTGCGACATCCTCGAGAGCGGCCCGATGGACTTGGCGGACGAGGTGCTCGCCGAGGCCGACTGGGTCATCGCCAGCCTGCACTACGGGCAGAACCAACCGCGGGCGAAGATCATGGAGCGGCTGCTGGGAGCGGTGGCGCACCCGAGCGTGTCGATCATCGCGCACCCGACCGGCCGGCTGATCGGACGCCGGGCTTCGTACGACGTCGAGGTGAACGAACTGATCGCCGCCGCCGCCGAGCACGGCAAGATGCTCGAGCTGAACGCGAACCCGGCTCGGCTTGACCTGGACGACGTCCATTGCGCGGCGGCTAAGGAGGCGGGCGTGCCGATCGTCATCTCCTCCGACGCCCACAGCCCCACGGGCCTCGACGTCCTCCGCTACGGCGTGCTGCAGGCGCGGCGGGCCGGGCTGACCGCTGAGGACGTGGCGAACACACAAGAGTTATCATGGTTCAGCGCGTAG